In the Sarcophilus harrisii chromosome 1, mSarHar1.11, whole genome shotgun sequence genome, one interval contains:
- the HCAR1 gene encoding hydroxycarboxylic acid receptor 1: MNGTCCLIKGNVISQVMPPLLGLAFVLGALGNGLALCGFCFHMKSWKPSTIYLFNLAVADFLLMVCLPFRTDYYWKNRKWVFEDVPCRVVLFMLATNRAGSIVFLTVVAVDRYFKVVRPHHTLNTISNRTAACIACALWATVIVGTLYLLTENHLCVQGSTVSCESFIMESANGWHDIMFQLEFFLPLGIICFCSFNIIGSLRQRRQLTRQTRMKKATRFIIVVAAVFVICYLPSVSARLYFLWTVSSSACDGSVHVALHVTLSFTYMNSMLDPLVYYFSSPSFPKVYTKFKIWGLRPKRPRESKTQNPEGIPTSKTCSKSCMGTENCSRSHTDVQWDLQTL, translated from the coding sequence ATGAACGGAACCTGCTGTCTCATCAAAGGCAACGTCATCTCCCAGGTGATGCCCCCCTTGCTGGGCCTGGCCTTTGTGCTGGGAGCCCTGGGAAACGGCCTCGCTCTGTGTGGCTTCTGCTTTCACATGAAGTCGTGGAAACCAAGCACCATCTACCTTTTCAACTTGGCCGTGGCTGACTTCCTTCTGATGGTCTGCCTCCCTTTTCGGACTGATTACTACTGGAAGAATCGGAAATGGGTTTTTGAAGACGTCCCCTGCCGGGTGGTACTGTTCATGTTGGCCACCAATCGAGCCGGGAGCATCGTGTTTCTCACGGTGGTGGCCGTGGATCGTTATTTCAAGGTGGTCCGCCCCCATCACACCTTGAACACCATTTCCAACCGGACTGCGGCCTGCATCGCCTGTGCCCTCTGGGCCACGGTCATCGTGGGAACTCTGTATCTGCTGACCGAGAACCACCTATGCGTGCAGGGCAGCACGGTGTCTTGTGAGAGCTTCATCATGGAGTCTGCCAACGGCTGGCACGACATCATGTTCCAGTTGGAGTTCTTCCTGCCGTTGGGCATCATCTGCTTCTGCTCCTTTAACATCATCGGGAGCCTGAGACAGAGGCGGCAGCTAACCAGGCAGACGCGCATGAAAAAGGCCACTCGGTTCATCATCGTGGTAGCCGCCGTGTTTGTCATATGTTACCTGCCCAGTGTGTCGGCCAGACTCTACTTCCTCTGGACAGTCTCATCGAGTGCCTGTGATGGGTCTGTGCATGTGGCCCTTCACGTCACCCTCAGCTTCACCTATATGAATAGCATGCTGGACCCACTGGTGTACTATTTTTCCAGCCCGTCCTTCCCCAAAGTCTATACCAAGTTCAAGATCTGGGGCCTCAGACCCAAGCGCCCCAGAGAATCAAAGACACAGAACCCAGAAGGAATACCAACATCAAAAACCTGCTCAAAGAGTTGCATGGGTACAGAGAATTGCTCCAGAAGCCATACAGATGTTCAGTGGGACCTCCAGACACTCTGA